The sequence below is a genomic window from Lelliottia sp. JS-SCA-14.
CCCAGATGGGTCTGAAGTTCCGCGCCAAATCCGTGGTGCTGACGGTCGGGACCTTCCTCGATGGCAAAATTCACATTGGTCTGGATAACTACAGCGGTGGCCGTGCTGGCGATCCGCCGTCCATTCCCCTGTCCCGTCGTCTTCGCGAACTGCCGCTGCGCGTCAGCCGCCTGAAAACCGGTACGCCGCCGCGTATTGATGCGCGCACCATCGATTTTAGCGTGCTGGCAGAGCAGCACGGCGACAACCCGATGCCGGTCTTCTCGTTCATGGGTTCCGCTGCACAGCATCCGCAGCAGGTGCCGTGCTACATCACGCACACCAACGAAAAAACCCATGACGTGATCCGCAATAACCTCGATCGTAGCCCGATGTACGCCGGTGTGATCGAAGGGATCGGCCCGCGCTATTGTCCGTCGATCGAAGACAAGGTGATGCGCTTTGCCGATCGTAACCAGCACCAGATCTTCCTGGAGCCGGAAGGCCTCACCTCTAACGAAATTTACCCGAACGGCATCTCCACCAGCCTGCCGTTCGATGTGCAGATGCAAATTGTTCGCTCAATGCAGGGCATGGAGAACGCAAAAATCGTTCGTCCTGGCTACGCTATTGAGTACGATTTCTTCGACCCGCGCGATCTGAAACCGACACTGGAGAGCAAATTTATCCAGGGCCTGTTCTTCGCCGGACAGATCAACGGCACCACCGGTTACGAAGAAGCCGCCGCGCAGGGCCTGCTGGCGGGTCTTAACGCCGCGCGCTTCTCTGCCGAAAAAGACGGCTGGGCACCGCGTCGCGATCAGGCCTATCTGGGCGTGCTGGTCGACGATCTCTGCACCCTCGGTACCAAAGAACCGTACCGCATGTTCACTTCACGTGCGGAATATCGTCTGATGCTGCGTGAAGACAACGCCGATCTGCGTCTGACCGAAATGGGTCGCGAGCTGGGTCTGGTCGATGACGAACGCTGGGCGCGTTTCAACGACAAGCTCGAGCGTATCGAAACTGAACGCCAGCGCCTGAAAACGTCCTGGGTGAACCCACAGACCGAATCAGTAGGCGAAG
It includes:
- the mnmG gene encoding tRNA uridine-5-carboxymethylaminomethyl(34) synthesis enzyme MnmG; translated protein: MFYQDPFDVIIIGGGHAGTEAAMAAARMGQQTLLLTHNIDTLGQMSCNPAIGGIGKGHLVKEVDALGGLMAKAIDQAGIQFRILNASKGPAVRATRAQADRVLYRQAVRTALENQPNLMIFQQAVEDLIVENDRVVGAVTQMGLKFRAKSVVLTVGTFLDGKIHIGLDNYSGGRAGDPPSIPLSRRLRELPLRVSRLKTGTPPRIDARTIDFSVLAEQHGDNPMPVFSFMGSAAQHPQQVPCYITHTNEKTHDVIRNNLDRSPMYAGVIEGIGPRYCPSIEDKVMRFADRNQHQIFLEPEGLTSNEIYPNGISTSLPFDVQMQIVRSMQGMENAKIVRPGYAIEYDFFDPRDLKPTLESKFIQGLFFAGQINGTTGYEEAAAQGLLAGLNAARFSAEKDGWAPRRDQAYLGVLVDDLCTLGTKEPYRMFTSRAEYRLMLREDNADLRLTEMGRELGLVDDERWARFNDKLERIETERQRLKTSWVNPQTESVGEVNAHLSAPLSREASGEDLLRRPEMTYEKLVQMTPFAPGLDDAEAAEQVEIQVKYEGYIARQQDEIEKQLRNENTLLPAMLDYRQVTGLSNEVIAKLNDHKPVSIGQASRISGVTPAAISILLVWLKKQGMLRRSA